The DNA window GGGACGGCGGTGAGCGGCGCACGCATCCAGCATTTCGCCGCGATGGTGCACGATCCGAACCCCGCGTACTGGGACGTTGATTTCGCCCGCGAGGTGTGGGGCGGTCTGGTCGCTCCGCCGGCGTTGTTGATGGGCTGGCTGATCCCGCCGCCATGGCTGCCGACCGACGAGCCGCCGGTGGCCTCGATCGCCATCCGCGTGCCCTTGCCCGGAACGACGATGATCAACGCGTCGAACGATGTCGAGTTTCCCGCGACCATTCTCGAAGGTGACCGCCTCCACGTTGTCGAGGAACTCGTCTCGGTGTCGCCTGAGAAGACGACGCGGGTGGGGACGGGGCATTTCGTCGAAACGTGCGACCGATTTCACCGGGCCGACGGAACGTTGGTCGCCATCAACCGAAACACGTTGTTCCGGTTCACCCCTGCGGCGAAGCCGTGAAACCGTATCGCAGGGTCTCGTGGGACGACATCGTCGTGCCCACTGACCTTGCCGAGGTGGTCGACACGCTCGACTACCAACGCGTCGTGATGAACTCCGGGGCGACATGGGACTACTTTCCCGGTCACTTCGATCCCGAATACGCGCAGCGGCACGGTCATTCGACGATTTTCGTCAACACCATGCACACCGCGGGATTCGTCGATCGGATCGCGACCGGCTGGGCGGGGCCCTACAGCAGAGTGGCGCGGCGAAAGGTCTCGCTACTGGGCTCGTTCTACGCAGGCGATTCGATGGTCGGCCGCGGCCGCATCGTCGGTAAGCGCGTCGATACGGCCGGCGACCTCCCGCGACAGCTCGTCGACCTCGAGATCGACGTCTACAACCAACACGACGAATTGTGTTGTCCCGCAGAGGTCACGCTCGAGTTGCTGAGCTAAAGCCCGCCCGCTCGGTGGGGATGAGGATGGTCTTGCCGTGCAGGCGGCCGGAATCGGAGTCGTCGTGCACAGTCGCGGCTTCGTCGAGCGGACGCCGCTTGGCGATCTCAATCCGCAGTTGTCCCGCATCGACGCGGCTGACCAGCCCAGCGAGTTGGGCAGCGTCGCTGCGGACGAAGATCTGCTGCGTGCGGACCCCGCGGCCCGGATTCTGTAACCCAGAGACCATGGTTCCGACGTGGAAGCCGCCGTCGGCGACCACATCGATAAGGGCTTCGGTCTGCTCTTCGGTGGTGCTGATCAGGTTGAGCACCACATCGAACGGGGCACCCTCGACCTCGATCGGTGACCGGGTGTAGTCGATGTAGTCGATGATGCGCTCAGCCCCCAGACCGCGCAGCCGCTCAGCGTCGCGCGCCTTCGCGGTGGCGGTGACCACGGCTCCGGCGTGCTTGGCCAACTGGATGGCATACCCTCCGACTGCACCGGTGGCGCCGTTGATCAGAACGGACTGTCCTTCCGTGAGCCCGGCGATCTCGAACAACGCCTGCCAGGCCGTCAGCGCAGGCTCCGGCAGGGCTGCGGCATCGGCCAGTGGCACCGAAGTCGGTGCGGCGGCCAGCGATTCGACAGGCACGACGGCGAACTCGGCGGCAGCGCCGTCGGCGTCCAAC is part of the Mycolicibacterium tusciae JS617 genome and encodes:
- a CDS encoding MaoC/PaaZ C-terminal domain-containing protein, which produces MKPYRRVSWDDIVVPTDLAEVVDTLDYQRVVMNSGATWDYFPGHFDPEYAQRHGHSTIFVNTMHTAGFVDRIATGWAGPYSRVARRKVSLLGSFYAGDSMVGRGRIVGKRVDTAGDLPRQLVDLEIDVYNQHDELCCPAEVTLELLS
- a CDS encoding MaoC family dehydratase — protein: MVGGQTEPRYAGTAVSGARIQHFAAMVHDPNPAYWDVDFAREVWGGLVAPPALLMGWLIPPPWLPTDEPPVASIAIRVPLPGTTMINASNDVEFPATILEGDRLHVVEELVSVSPEKTTRVGTGHFVETCDRFHRADGTLVAINRNTLFRFTPAAKP
- a CDS encoding NADP-dependent oxidoreductase, which encodes MKAVRYHRYGGSEVLRYEDAPRPVPGPAQVLVKVAATSFNPVDAGIRGGYLAQVYQVSFPHIPGVDVAGTIAGIGDGVTGWNTGDAVVAFLPLDADGAAAEFAVVPVESLAAAPTSVPLADAAALPEPALTAWQALFEIAGLTEGQSVLINGATGAVGGYAIQLAKHAGAVVTATAKARDAERLRGLGAERIIDYIDYTRSPIEVEGAPFDVVLNLISTTEEQTEALIDVVADGGFHVGTMVSGLQNPGRGVRTQQIFVRSDAAQLAGLVSRVDAGQLRIEIAKRRPLDEAATVHDDSDSGRLHGKTILIPTERAGFSSATRA